A single region of the Leisingera thetidis genome encodes:
- a CDS encoding helix-turn-helix domain-containing protein — MKAPPRIDSYNLFGETAELADVLHAETIRARSELHDWELRPHRHARLHQLLVLTGGEGEADLDGNSHALTPPCLINVPRGVVHGFRFGSGTGGWVITLASDLLDQILAPGEGMRAPLEQPAVLALPAGLQDLAEQLFREYGRREFGRAQMLRGLALSVTALAARAIAEAREQGPQAQSSPLFTRFEALVERDFRLRRPLAEYAQELAVSPTHLNRIAHQATGQPASALITARVLREARRLLIYTSLTAAQVAYELGFNDPAHFSRVFARGTGLPPRKFRQQLAEGG; from the coding sequence ATGAAGGCCCCGCCCCGCATCGACAGCTACAACCTGTTTGGCGAAACCGCCGAACTGGCCGATGTGCTGCATGCCGAGACAATCCGCGCCCGTTCCGAGCTGCATGACTGGGAATTGCGGCCGCACCGCCATGCCCGGCTGCATCAGCTTCTGGTGCTGACCGGCGGCGAGGGGGAGGCAGACCTTGACGGAAACAGCCACGCGCTGACCCCGCCCTGCCTGATCAATGTGCCCCGCGGCGTGGTGCATGGCTTCCGCTTCGGCAGCGGCACCGGCGGCTGGGTGATCACCCTGGCCTCCGATCTGCTGGACCAGATCCTGGCCCCGGGCGAAGGGATGCGCGCACCGCTGGAGCAGCCCGCCGTGCTGGCGCTGCCCGCGGGGCTGCAAGACCTGGCAGAGCAGCTTTTCCGCGAATACGGCCGCAGAGAATTCGGCCGTGCGCAGATGCTGCGCGGGCTGGCGCTGTCGGTCACCGCGCTGGCCGCCCGCGCCATTGCCGAGGCCCGGGAACAAGGCCCGCAAGCCCAGTCCAGCCCGCTGTTCACCCGCTTTGAAGCGCTGGTGGAGCGCGATTTCCGCCTGCGCCGCCCGCTGGCGGAGTATGCGCAGGAACTGGCAGTGTCCCCGACGCATCTCAATCGCATCGCCCATCAGGCCACCGGCCAGCCTGCTTCGGCGCTGATCACCGCCCGCGTCCTGCGCGAGGCGCGGCGGCTGTTGATCTATACCAGCCTGACCGCGGCGCAGGTCGCCTATGAGCTGGGGTTTAACGATCCGGCCCATTTCAGCCGGGTCTTTGCCAGGGGCACCGGACTGCCGCCACGGAAATTCCGCCAGCAGCTTGCCGAAGGCGGCTGA
- a CDS encoding CaiB/BaiF CoA transferase family protein, producing the protein MLHGIRILEVEGLGPGPFAAMTLADLGAEVICVHRPYTPRTPARAPGMPEKSLLDRGKRSIALDLKDPADAETFLALAATADGLIEGFRPGVMERLGLGPEACRAVNPGLVYGRMTGWGQDSPLAHAAGHDLNYISLSGALWYASNPGDVPLTPATLVGDIGGGAMYLVAGMLAGILKAKTTGEGCVVDAAIYDGSAHMMNLLMSIRQAGNFGVTRGANLLDGPHWSRTYACADGGHVSVQCLEPKFYALFLETLGLAEDAEFQQQFDKALWPALTGRLAGIFASRPRDHWAALFEGSDACVAPVLNPEEALAHPMNARGTWVEAQGALQAAPAPRFSGQPDWTPPDIPGRGQHTEEILADLGRD; encoded by the coding sequence ATGCTGCACGGAATCCGCATTCTCGAGGTCGAAGGCCTGGGCCCCGGCCCATTTGCCGCGATGACGCTGGCGGACCTGGGGGCGGAGGTTATCTGCGTGCACCGCCCGTACACCCCCCGGACACCGGCGCGCGCACCGGGGATGCCGGAAAAATCGCTGCTGGACCGCGGCAAACGGTCGATTGCCCTGGACCTGAAGGACCCTGCGGATGCGGAGACCTTCCTGGCGCTGGCCGCCACTGCCGACGGGCTGATCGAGGGCTTCCGCCCCGGCGTGATGGAGCGGCTGGGGCTTGGCCCGGAAGCCTGCCGCGCGGTGAACCCAGGCCTGGTCTATGGCCGGATGACCGGCTGGGGACAGGACAGCCCGCTGGCTCATGCGGCAGGGCATGACCTCAACTACATCTCCCTGTCCGGCGCGCTGTGGTACGCCTCAAACCCCGGCGACGTGCCGCTGACACCCGCCACGCTGGTGGGCGATATCGGCGGCGGCGCGATGTATCTGGTGGCCGGAATGCTGGCGGGCATCCTCAAGGCCAAGACCACCGGCGAGGGCTGCGTCGTCGATGCCGCGATCTATGACGGCTCGGCCCATATGATGAACCTGTTGATGAGCATCCGCCAGGCCGGGAATTTCGGCGTCACACGTGGAGCAAACCTGCTCGACGGGCCGCATTGGAGCCGCACCTATGCCTGCGCGGACGGCGGCCATGTCTCAGTGCAGTGCCTGGAGCCGAAGTTCTATGCGCTGTTTCTGGAGACCCTGGGTCTGGCCGAGGATGCGGAGTTCCAGCAGCAGTTCGACAAGGCGCTTTGGCCTGCCCTCACCGGCCGCCTCGCCGGGATCTTCGCCAGCCGGCCGCGCGATCACTGGGCGGCGCTGTTCGAAGGGTCGGATGCCTGCGTGGCACCTGTTCTGAACCCGGAGGAGGCCCTGGCGCATCCGATGAACGCCCGCGGCACCTGGGTGGAGGCGCAGGGGGCTCTGCAGGCCGCCCCTGCCCCGCGGTTTTCCGGACAGCCGGACTGGACGCCGCCGGACATCCCCGGACGCGGTCAGCATACAGAAGAGATCCTGGCGGACCTTGGCCGGGATTAG
- the hemE gene encoding uroporphyrinogen decarboxylase: MAGQKKLLRALAGEKQDVPPIWMMRQAGRYLPEYRATRAKAGDFLSLCYNSDLAAEVTLQPIRRYGFDAAILFADILLIPQALGADLWFVTGEGPRLSTITTDADFAKLGPASDIHQTLNPVYDTIRILSRELPAETALIGFAGAPWTVATYMIAGRGTPDQGPAHALRAENTALFEALLARITEATIDYLSRQIEAGAEVVKIFDSWAGSLKGEAFRKYALDPCRQITAALKERHPGIPVIGFPREAGENYVGFAKATGVDCVALDNSVDPEWAAAHVQADGCVQGNLASRHMVTGGQDLVDDTRRIVEAFRNGPHIFNLGHGITPDADPDNVQLMIDTVRGG, translated from the coding sequence ATGGCTGGACAAAAGAAGCTGCTGCGCGCACTGGCTGGCGAAAAACAGGATGTGCCGCCGATCTGGATGATGCGCCAGGCGGGCCGCTACCTGCCGGAATACCGCGCCACGCGGGCCAAGGCCGGGGATTTCCTGAGCTTGTGCTACAATTCCGACCTGGCCGCCGAAGTGACCCTGCAGCCGATCCGCCGCTATGGCTTTGATGCGGCGATCCTGTTTGCCGATATCCTGCTGATCCCGCAGGCGCTGGGTGCTGATTTGTGGTTCGTGACCGGCGAGGGCCCGCGGCTGTCGACCATCACCACGGACGCCGATTTTGCCAAGCTGGGTCCGGCAAGCGATATCCACCAGACGCTGAACCCGGTTTATGACACCATCCGCATCCTGTCGCGGGAATTGCCGGCTGAGACCGCGCTGATCGGTTTTGCCGGCGCGCCCTGGACGGTGGCGACCTATATGATTGCCGGCCGCGGCACCCCGGATCAGGGGCCGGCCCACGCCCTGCGCGCGGAAAACACCGCGCTGTTCGAGGCGCTGCTGGCGCGGATCACCGAAGCGACCATCGATTACCTCTCCAGGCAGATCGAAGCGGGTGCTGAAGTGGTCAAGATCTTTGACAGCTGGGCCGGCTCGCTGAAGGGCGAGGCGTTCCGCAAATACGCGCTGGACCCCTGCCGCCAGATCACCGCGGCGCTGAAGGAGCGCCATCCGGGCATTCCGGTTATCGGTTTCCCGCGGGAAGCCGGCGAGAACTACGTGGGCTTTGCCAAGGCCACCGGCGTGGACTGCGTGGCGCTGGACAATTCTGTGGACCCGGAATGGGCCGCGGCCCATGTGCAGGCGGACGGCTGCGTGCAGGGCAACCTCGCCTCCCGTCACATGGTGACAGGCGGGCAGGATCTGGTGGACGACACCCGGCGCATTGTCGAGGCCTTCAGGAACGGCCCGCACATCTTCAACCTGGGCCACGGCATCACCCCGGATGCCGACCCGGACAATGTGCAGCTGATGATCGACACGGTCAGGGGCGGCTGA
- the hemC gene encoding hydroxymethylbilane synthase has product MTLTLPTPASPLKIGTRGSPLALAQAYETRARLAAAFGLPQEAFEIVVIKTTGDNQALIAADKPLKELGGKGLFTKEIEEGLLSGAIDIAVHSMKDMPVAQPEGLLLDTYLPREDVRDAFISPALKSLRDLAEGAVVGTSSLRRRAQLLNRRPDLNVVEFRGNVQTRLRKLSDGVADCTFLAMAGLNRLAMADVPATPIETEDMLPAVAQGAIGIERRADDSRAAELLAAIHDGATGQRLAAERAFLAALDGSCETPIAGLAELDGPTLRLRGEVLRPDGSEAISDDQSCPVEDGAKLGREMAAKLLEKAGKGFFDWRA; this is encoded by the coding sequence ATGACACTGACCCTGCCCACCCCCGCCTCGCCCCTGAAAATCGGCACCCGCGGATCGCCGCTGGCGCTGGCCCAGGCCTATGAGACCCGCGCGCGCCTCGCTGCTGCTTTCGGCCTGCCGCAGGAGGCGTTCGAGATTGTGGTGATCAAGACCACCGGCGACAATCAGGCGCTGATCGCCGCGGACAAGCCGCTGAAGGAACTGGGCGGCAAGGGGCTGTTCACCAAGGAGATCGAAGAGGGCCTGCTGTCGGGCGCCATCGACATTGCGGTGCATTCGATGAAGGACATGCCGGTCGCGCAGCCGGAGGGGTTGTTGCTGGACACCTATCTGCCGCGCGAGGATGTGCGCGATGCCTTTATTTCCCCGGCGCTGAAATCGCTGCGTGACCTGGCCGAGGGCGCGGTGGTCGGCACCTCGTCGCTGCGCCGCCGCGCACAGCTCTTGAACCGCCGCCCGGATCTGAATGTGGTGGAATTCCGCGGCAATGTGCAGACCCGCCTGCGCAAGCTGTCGGACGGCGTAGCGGACTGCACCTTCCTGGCGATGGCAGGCCTCAACCGGCTGGCGATGGCGGATGTGCCTGCCACCCCGATTGAGACCGAGGACATGCTGCCCGCGGTGGCCCAGGGCGCCATCGGCATCGAGCGCCGCGCGGATGACAGCCGCGCGGCAGAGTTGCTGGCGGCAATCCATGACGGCGCGACCGGCCAGCGGCTGGCGGCGGAACGGGCCTTTCTGGCTGCGCTCGACGGGTCTTGCGAGACGCCGATTGCCGGTCTTGCGGAACTCGACGGCCCCACCCTGCGCCTGCGCGGCGAGGTGCTGCGCCCGGATGGCTCGGAAGCGATCAGCGATGATCAGTCCTGCCCGGTCGAGGATGGCGCCAAGCTGGGCCGGGAGATGGCGGCAAAGCTGCTGGAGAAGGCCGGCAAGGGCTTTTTCGACTGGAGGGCTTAA
- a CDS encoding glycoside hydrolase family 25 protein, translating into MRRLVVGILAMALIAGCGGPRDRAVNTAAVTRTEPANARLEGLRTYPRFGDRDPHDWDGRKPWSYPVHGIDVSRYQGDIDWHRVRRSGVSFAYVKATEGGDHTDTKFSGNWRGAHAAGLKRGAYHYYYFCRPAAEQARWFIRNVPRDADALPPVLDMEWNHRSRTCRTRPDGATVRAEARKFLNILERHYGKRPVVYTTVDFYRDTGIGQLSGTEFWLRSVAGHPQKVYPGENWSFWQYSGTGQVPGVAGDVDLNTFRGSPESWLRWSGQI; encoded by the coding sequence ATGCGCAGGCTGGTAGTTGGTATTCTGGCAATGGCCCTTATCGCGGGATGCGGCGGGCCGCGGGACAGGGCAGTGAACACCGCGGCGGTCACCCGCACCGAACCCGCCAATGCGCGGCTGGAGGGGCTGCGGACCTATCCCCGCTTCGGCGACCGCGACCCGCACGACTGGGACGGGCGCAAGCCCTGGTCCTATCCCGTCCACGGCATCGACGTGTCGCGCTATCAGGGCGATATCGATTGGCACAGGGTGCGCCGCTCCGGCGTGTCTTTTGCCTATGTCAAGGCCACCGAAGGTGGTGACCACACCGATACAAAATTCAGCGGCAACTGGCGCGGCGCCCACGCGGCGGGTCTCAAACGCGGCGCCTATCACTACTATTATTTCTGCCGCCCGGCCGCCGAGCAGGCGCGCTGGTTCATCCGCAATGTGCCGCGGGACGCCGATGCGCTGCCGCCGGTGCTGGACATGGAGTGGAACCACCGCTCCCGCACCTGCAGGACGCGGCCCGACGGCGCCACGGTGCGGGCCGAGGCGCGCAAGTTCCTGAATATTCTGGAACGCCACTACGGCAAGCGCCCGGTGGTCTATACGACGGTGGATTTCTACCGCGACACCGGCATCGGACAGCTCAGCGGCACCGAATTCTGGCTGCGCTCGGTGGCGGGCCATCCGCAGAAGGTCTACCCGGGCGAGAACTGGAGCTTCTGGCAGTATTCCGGCACCGGCCAGGTGCCGGGGGTCGCAGGTGACGTGGACCTCAATACCTTCCGCGGCAGCCCGGAAAGCTGGCTCAGGTGGTCCGGGCAGATCTGA